The Sordaria macrospora chromosome 2, complete sequence sequence TATCGGGGCCCCGGTGAGCCATGTCGACCACCGCTACCATGACAATGACCGCcgcccccgtcgtcgtcgtcgaaccCGTCACCGGGACGTTGTCTACCACCCCTTGCTGCCCGCAATGCGGTACCGACCTTGAGGGGACCCAGCCCTTCGAGGAGATGCAAGCGGCCGTTCTCGACGCGCACAACAAGATCCAAGAACTCCAAAACCAAGTGCGCCTGCTCAACGAAAAGGCTTCATCCGCCGTCGATCGCTGGGCCGATTACGAAGACGAGATAGCCCGACTACGGGGGCAGctcaaacagcaacaacaacaacaatcccaatcccaaacCTCCCCAGCCGCCTCCCAaatatcatcaccacaacaacatcaacacgccgccgccgctgccctcGCCACCCCTCCTCAATCCGCAACCCCCTCCACAACCGCAACAGCCAACGCCTCACCCACCTCCGTCGCCGCCCGCAGCGTCGGctccgtctcctccttcctgccCACCGGCGCCGCCTCCCGCCTCTCCGCCTTTTTAACTTCGCGCaaatcaacaccaaacctcAAATCAGGCACACCACCCGCTGGTTCTTCCCACCCGCACATGCCAACGCACCAATCCACCCTGTCCCAGTCATTCACGCAAAGCAGCCCGCTCCAACAACCCTTCCAATCTGTCCCTAGTTCTAGTGTCCAACACCAAAAGGAGATTTCGGACCTGCAAACAGCCCTGAACACGGAAAAGTCTCTGCACAGCGAAACACGTGCCAAGCTAGCCAAAGCTGAGGCGAAACTCACCGCTACGTCGCGGGAGATTGAAGAACTTTCCGTGACGCTGTTCTCGGAAGCCAACGAGATGGTTGCGAAtgagaggagggcgagagCGAAGCTTGAAGAGAGGGTGAAGACGCTGGAGAAGAGGGatgagcagaagaaggaacgGCTGGAAATATTGGAGGGGgcggtgaggaggatggaaagggtTAGAGAGGTTTTgagggagacggagaagttggagagaggcaggagggggagggaagatgatgacgagcgTCACGGTGggagtgaggatgaggatgatgaggatgaggatgagttTGGGGGGAAGCTGGTACCCGTGGTGACGCCAAGGGGGGATGGCCAACCCAGGCTGGATCTGGATGATTGAGGCGAGCGAAGGGGGTAATATTTAATTAATGGTAACCTCTCCGAAGTATATGGAGGGAAAGGGTAATTTTAATGTAATGTAATGTAATGATGGGGATGAATCGGGTATGTAGTCTAGACTAGCATCTGgcggaaaaaggaaaaaccAGAGGCGGGCAGACATCGTGACGGAATTGCATGGTCGGCGGACTCGGTCGGGCTGGTTCTTGGATATTCGATAGAcggggttgggaaggagcatTCATAGTGGCGGCAGTATTGGATTATGGTCTTGGACGACTCAAAGCCATGGCCACCTGAATAGTATCGTTGGGGCTCCTGGACAACGGCCTCAGGTAATCAATCAATATTAATTGGGTATATTTCGCTTTTATTCTCTTTTCGCTTGCTGTGGGAAGGGTGGTTTCTTTTATGCCTTCGATTCAGGCTCCGTCTTGAccgtctcctcgtccttTACGGGAGCAGACTCTTCGGCTTTTACCTCACCTGCCGGCTGCTCCTCAGTCTTGACTTCTTCggtcttgacctcctcaGGCTTaatctcctcggccttgacTTCCTTcgtcttgacctcctccgtcttgacATCTTCTGTCTTGACATCTTCCGTCTTGACCGGCTcagccttgacctcctccttctttacTACCGGCTCGACAGCCTGGGCCTTGGCcaccttgtccttgttgttccAGAGGTCCAAAGCCTTCTGGATCTTGGGTGCCCAGACTTCCTCGCCCAGGGCAAGGTCGGAGTACTCCATGCAGTTATCCGTGCCCAAAACGAACTTGCCCTGCCTAGACCTAACCAATTCAGCCATCATAGCGCCGCACCCAAGCTTCTCGCCCAAGTCATGGCACAGACTGCGAACGTAGAAGCCCGAAGTCACGGTCATGCGGATCTTGGCAGCCGGAGGACCCTTGCCCTCCCAGGGGAACGGTGTATCGGgcgacggcggaggaggagcaagatCCAGACCCCTGTTCTTAGCGTACTTGTCCTGCTTCTTGTCCTTACCCTTCTTATCTTTCAGAGCACCAGACATCATGGGCTCGGCAGCACCGGTctccgtcttcctcttcttgcccgCGGGCTCCTCGGAAACCAGCTCGTCAACGCGCTCCTCAGCCGCGCGCTTGTTACTCTCATGGTCCGCCAACGCgttgacctccttctccaccatctccggTATTAACGTCGCGGCCTCCTCTGTGCTGGTCGTGCCCTCCTGTTGGTTCTTGGCCACCTGCCACACCGACTTGACCAcgttcttctcggcctgctcggcctcctccGTCGGCCACCGGTGGTTGTGCGTTCCCGGTTCATACCACTCCGTCATCTCGAGTTCCGTCACGTCGACCTCACGGGTCTCGATCTCGCGCGGGATCGGCTTGCCCTCGCGCGCATATTCGTATAGGGGCTTGCCGTTCATCTTGAGCGCCGAATAGAGCGGGGGCATCTGCTGGAACTTGCCGCGGAACGAGTTGAGCGCCTCCTCAACCTGCTCGCGCGTGATGTTGCTGTAgtcgcccttcttgatgagCTTTCCGACGCGGTCGTAGGTGTCGGTGCTGGCGCCGAAGACCACAACGGTCTCGTACGTCTTGGTGCAGCCCAGGAAGTCGTGCAGAGCCTTGGTGCCCTTGCCGACGCCGAGGATCAGGACACCGGTGGCTAGGGGGTCAAGGGTGCCGCCGTGGCCGATCTTGACGTTCATTTCCCGCTTGGCATGAGTGCGGCGTTGCTTCTGGTATCTGTTTTCCTTCTCGCGGAGGGCGCGGTCGGCGGCTAGGAGGGGCGCGAAGAGcttggaggggttgaagtGGTGTTGGCAGTCGCGGATAACCTGGGCAGAGCTCATGCCATAAggcttgttgatggctgttgttggagtaGTATTATGTCAATTTTACTTCATGATGCGCTTTTGGAACACTCTATCTGCAGAATGCGCGCGGAAGACTGAAGGCGTAGTGATGACATACCGAAGACGCCCTCAGCGAGGCTGTTTTGTGCCATCTTGATGATTGACCTCCAGATCATTTACAATCTCTGGAAGTTGATGTGGGAGGGATGGCGATAATAATGATTCGGAGAAATAAGTAACAATGATAGGTACGGCCCTCTAAACCCCGATATGCAAGAACGTGTTTCCAATTGGAGTCTGCGCAGGAAGCCGTCACTCAAAAATTCATAGACTCAGACATCAGACTGCAGGGGACCGCTCACTTATTTTAGGGCTTATCGTCCCTTATCAGTGGCGGGTGTGGAGCCGGGAAACAGGGGTTTAAGTGCCTGGGCCCCACCACTGACGAACGACTTGAGAATCCAACCATCGAGGTCCCACTCTCGCTGCGCGTGTGAACAAGTCGCGTCCATTGGCCGTTGCCAGGCAGGCCTGGCCTGTCAGTCTTCGAGAGAAGCATCGCGTTAcatcccactcccactcgATACCCTTTCGCTTACTGTTTCCCCATTCAATCCCGCTTTTGAGTTTGTTTAATATCCAGTTTATTGTGTTCAATATTATCATCTTCACCTTTGTCTCAAGTCCAAATCACTGTGATAGGTGGCGATTAAGACGTTTACCGCAAGAGGCTGTCAACAGTTTCAACAACGAGTTCCTCTTAGTTACCATCTCGATCGACTTTCCCAAGTCCTCAACCTTGATATCTACAACCGAATTATTACTGAGCTCATTTTGCTGGGAGAAACCACAACGACATGGCCGGACCAGGACGCCCACGGCGCAGAAGGGGCTCTAGCGCATCCATCGATTCGACCGACGACCGACGCCGGCGATGGACAAAGGAGTTGTCCATCCTCAAGCCGGTGACTCTAGGATCTCCGGATGAGTCGTGGCCATACTTCGCCGTACTGACAGATGCCACCATCTACCAAAAGGACGGCAAGACGCTGGCAAACCCACTCCATGTCGATCTCGAGGGGCCGTTTATCGTACGCGGAAAACTTGAAACagtggaagacgatgacgatgaagctcGCGAATGCTGTATGTTGACTTGTTTATGCCCGCCTTCCCCACCCCTTGGACGTTTTCTGCTCAATCGCTAACAATATGCAAGTCGTCAAGCCGTACAACAAAGCGACGTATATCGAAATCTCTAGATCAGAACGATACTCGATCGGATTTGACCCAAACACCCTTTGGGTTTCTGGCGCATCCGGATGGTTTGAGATTATACCCTCGAGGAAATACGAAGCCATGTACAGCCAGGTCATGGAGGCCATCACACTTTACTATGGAATCATGGGTCCTTACGAGGAGTTCAAGAGGCTATCGAAGAaggccgacaagaagaagcgcaaagACATGAAGCCGCCACCTCTGGACGAGATCTTCTTTATATACGCGCTTACCGCAGGAGATGGGGGCGTCACTGTAaaagaggaggtcgaggccAGATGTCACAAGTGGGCAAAGTTCTTGTTAGCGCATTTTCCCAAGGAACTGGAGATCAAATGGCAGGACACCGAGTTTGCCGCTTGGCTGCAAGCCGCTCACCCAGACCTTCAAAAGAAGATCAGCGATGTCGCTGCTGGATTGCTCACCAAACCAGCTGACGAGCCCGAGGGTTTACTTGCGCGGGATGACCGAGTTCACTCGCCTCAATCCCAAAGTCTAGCGATCCGTGAACCACCGAAAGGCAGGACGACGAAAACCAGTCGACAGGCTAGCGAGCTGTCAGACCAACGCTCAGACAAAGGATCGGGAACCCCGGCTCCGGCCCCAGTATCAACCCGGCATTTACCTTCGAAATCCCCCCATCCCCGGGCGtctcccatcatcattacTGGCAACGACGACCTTCCCGATGACCCAGTCGATCGGCTCATCGTTCTGCTGGGAGAAGTTGCCCAACGAATTGACATCAAGGAGGTGAAGATGTCAAAAGTCAACTCGGACTTATTCTACAACTGCAGGATCAAAGTCTACACTGCCGCCAGGGAGCTATGCGAGCACTTTGCAAAGGAGCTTGTTGAGCGATTGCCACCAATGTGGGACAACACCCCATATAAGGCTTGgcttgaggaggttgtcAAGAATGGACGCCCCGCTCCAACGGATTTAGTAGTCGAGGACATTCCTAATTATCTGAATCGTCGGAACCGGCGGCAAGCTCATATAAGTCGACTAGCAAACGACCTCGGGGCTTCACCCAGTATCGAAGCCGAGTCGAAGGACGAAGTCCGAGCTGGAAAACAACCTAGGGTAGGCCGTCCTTCCGGCAAAGTGGCAACCCTCCGTGTGGCAGGCTCCAAGCGACTCGCTTCCGATATGgtggacgacgatgacttgCCGCCCCGTCGCGGACGAAAAGCACTAAAGCGAACAgtcgaggctgaggaagacgaagacagcGACGCGAACGACGTCATCATCGACGTAGCCGACGACTCGGGCGCCATACCGAAAGACGCAGTCCGGATAGTAGTTCAGGCCGAGCGCCTCCCGACCATGTCACCGGCCGGTCCCAACGGGACCTGGACGTGCGATCAGGAAGGGTGCGGCTACGTGGTCCGGTCGGCGGACGAGCCCTCGGGGCAGGACCTCATATCGAAGCATTTCAAGGACCACGAGGAGCAGGCGCAGAAGATCAacttggcgatggaggaAAGTAGGGCGGGACATTTGCCTATCAAGTATGACTTTACCATGTTCACTTCTCCACGTTGATCTTTTCCTCCGACCTGAAGAACAGATACACTGACAAGGCTCCCACAGTCATCTCCTTGATAAGATCCAGGCGATGGGGAAGAATGCCCTGGCTAAGAAACGGGGTTCGCTCAACGGGGAGCCGCTGCCTCTTCCCATCAAACGGCGGTTGTTGATCTAAAGTCGACAACATCAATCGACCTTACCATCGACCTCCGCCTCCGAGCAAATGATCTCCACGGATTGGCACTGGCGGCGGGCAAAAACTGCTATACTGGGATTCAAATGATACCCTCTATTTGTTGTCTTTATACTGTATCGAATACAATCTATTGGGCTGGGGTGGTACCCAAGCATGACTTGGGATTCGGGATACCAGGAAACGAAGGGTGTTTGGGAGTTCATGGGGATTTTAGGACATACGGAGGTTTGAATCGTTGTTACCAGGCATATATCTGGAATAAAAAGGGGCTGTGGTTCCAAATCATTAGCTTTTGACGTTGCTTTGTTCGTAGTCCTAAGTTTTAGAAATACCTCCTGTGTTGTAGAAGTGTGTTATTGCCACAATGTAATGGAGGGTTTAGGTCATGTATTACATCTGCGTTATAGGCCACTCAACATCCTCCGACTTTGGTTGGCCTATACCTATATAGCCAGGTAGGTAGGAACCAAGCGCTCCCCTTTAGAGTTTATTAGTACCGACATCACCAGTTCGAACCACGTACACAGTAGGTCTATAGGAAAAGCGACCGTAAACTCCTATCCCCATCACTCAAGTTCACCCCAACCTGTCCGTACGTGACGCTTGATATAATGGCCCCTATTTATTCGCTAGCTGAAATTTGAATCGCTTGCGGACTAGCAAACCAATAAACCAGTAAAGCCAACGCTACGCTTCGCCCAGCTTGTCTGTCTGTATACAGCTATGCGcatttccttccccttccatcctcttTCATGCCATATTCTAGACCTCTCCGACCCTCTATCGCATCCTGGGGTTACTAGGCAACCCCATCCTTCCTCCTGGCGGCGGTCTAGGTCCGCTCGGCAACCCAACATTTCCATGCCCAGCATCACCATACCctccaccactaccacctcCTACCGACCCCGTCCTCTGCTGGGCAGTAGAAGGCGGCGCAAACGGCCCCGACCCCCCGCTGTTCCCCGGGCTCGTAGTCCTCGACCCGCCCCAAAGCCTCTGTTTGAGTTTATCCTGCGCACTAATTCCGCTGCTCCCGCTATGCTGCGCAGGCAGTGATGCTGCGCTGTTACTAGCTGCTGCTCCCCCGCCGCCGtatgcttgttgttgttgttgttgttgttgttgttgttgttgttgctgttgttggccaccgccaccgtggccgtggttatatccccctcctcctcctgctcgtAGACTTTGCGGTGGTGCGTTGTGGCCGGGGGCGGCGTTGACGGGTGACGCTGCTGGggctgtggaggaggcggcgcgGGCGAAGGGGTTTCGACTTTGTTGTGCTTGCGCTGCTCCTCCctgtgctgctgctccgcGACCGCCACCATTATTGTCCCAAAGACTGCTTAACTGTTGTTGACCGCCGTAGCCATTATACCGTTGCTGTTGGCCATATTGGCCTTgggcttgttgctgttgctgttgctgttgctgctgggggGGAGGAGCCTTGGGGTCGGGAGGAAGCCAGGATGGGAAGTGTTGGCCCTTTTCGACGTAGTAGGCGCGCAGGACGCGGCAGACGTGGGTGTCATCTTCGGTGTCGCCGTCGGCTTCACCGGAGAAGTAGGTGCGTTGGAGCTTGGTAatgttgttggagaggttGGAGTACCAGGAGGACATCTTGGTTGTTCGTTGTGGTCTTTGTGGATTTGTTGGGGTGGGTTTGTTGTGTGACGGATGGGCTCGTGGGTGTAGCCAAAGTGTAAGGTTACGTTCGGTGTAATTAGGTAGGTTTTTGGTCTTGTGTGCTTTTTGCTGTGTGTGTGATGCTCGGAAGAAAAAGTGAGGTTTCGTTGAGTTCTGTCGGTGACGAGGTGCTACGGCCAGCAAGCACCCCTAGATCGGATCGCGAGATCGGGCGGTGGGAAGCTCCCTTAAGTGATTATCGCGGGTAAGGGTTATGGTATTATTAGGCGCAGTATTGCCCTTGGATATGGCTGCTCGTATTGTTTGGTTGGGAATTGGAGATTTGTTGGTGTCCCGCGATACAAAGAAACAAAGGTTCCAGAAGTTCCTTGTGTTTGTGACCTTGGAATGTGAAAAGGTGAAAGATGAATGGATCGCCAGGAGAGATGGGAAAGGCGGCGTGGAGTTCCAAGGGGGGTTTCATCAATGCGCGCCCGGTACCTCCTGTCCTGAAGAGCCACTGCCCCACCtataggtacgtaccaaccttaACTTTACAGCGTGGGGAGTCCGTGGCCCGCCTATAAAATGGCcagaacagcagcagccagccGGGTGATGCATGCACTTTCGCTCCCCGCGTATCACAATCGCGAAGCATATGACCCGGAAATCATGGCAGGTAGTTCTCCTGATTGAACAGATAGTTAAAACATAAAAGGGCTCCTGTTCTATGAGCCATGCAATCATTACATAGCAGAAAGTCAAGACCGGTGACCAATCTGCCAGATGCCAAGGTATCATCATTTAgtacaacatcaacaacaaatcctcctccacgtTCGTCTTTTAGAAAGCAAGCAACTTCTCCCTGTCCGTCTCGTGTTCCACCTcgatctccttctttttccgcGCCTTCATCTTGGTGacctttcctctcttcctcttgtcgcCAGCCTtagtcttcttcttggtatCCTCCTCGCTGTCaccctcatcgtcatcgtcatcatcctcatcatcgtcgtcctccgcatcgtcttcatcgtcgctgCCGAGCCAGTCCTCGATATCGttgagctcgtcgtcggtctCCTCGAAGTCGGACACGTACTCGACATTGCCgtcctcgatctcctcctcgagctcttcctcctcctcttcctcctcgtcctcgtcctcgacaccctcatccatgtccttgtcgcGGGtaccctcgccctccttctcgagacCGTGCAGCACCTTCTTCCAGACAGACTCGGAACAGTTGAGGGGCTGGTCGCCGTACATTCCTTGCCTGAGACGCTCCAGCAGCTCTCTCTCGATCGTCCTCTCCAGCTTGGCGGCAATGAGGGCCTTGCGCTCTCTGGCCTCTTCGCGGTGCTTGACCTTGGGCGCCATCTTGGGCACCAGCTTCTCGCCGAGAcggtcctcctcggcggcgagTTTGCGCATGCGGGTGGCGACTTGTACGAGACGGGTGAGGCGCTGCTTGCacttgtggaggaggaattTGGGGAAGTATTGGAGGCGGTCCTCTATTTGCTGGAGGGCTTCGGCGTAGTTTTGGGACAACTTGATCTTCTCCCACCATTTGGAGGGCATGTGGGCTCTCTCAATCTGTAGTAAGAAGGGATGTGTTAGCTAGTCGGTCCCGGGGATACGGTAGGTTCGCCACCATTCGAGAATGGGTGTATACGCACGGTCTTGATGTAAAGGTATATTGTGCCCTTGGGCGAGGTTCTAACGGTCGCATAACGGGAGTTGGCTAGGGGGCAGCTCTGCCTGTTGCAGAAGCCGCTGACGTTGTACTCATTTCTGCAGAAGTTGTTGCCCTTGGTCGTCTTGAGCTTGAAAGCACAGAACTGCTCTGCAAGGTTGAATGTTAGCGAAACTGCGGGGGAGGTCTTCAACTTTCCAAGGAGATTGTAACATACGGTTGATGATCTGCCAGACGATTTCGTCAGACATGTTGACTGTGGTTGATCTGGTCGCCTTCTAATTGTCGGGGTATCTTCGAATTGACGTTGTGGTGGAAAAAGGTCAACTTttcgaagaaggaggagcaggtcgAGTTcgcggaggagatggagaagaccaGAGGCGTGGCAGCGGTTGCCCGATAAAAATTTAGAAATGGATCTTCTGAACTTTTGATGCGGTCGATGTGGTCCGTGCAATCTCTGGACATCCTGGCAGCTCTGGGGTCAGGGCCAATCATCTTACAGCGATATCTTTAAAGTGGCATCCCAAAGTCTTGGCGCTTGCTTTCGTCGCAGGGGTCCTGTTTATCAATCACCCGCCATCAAAGCTTCACCATCTCTTTCTTCAGTGACATCTCTCCACTGAAGACATTCACTTGTGAAAAGGGCTTCATGTCTTTCGGTTGAAGTCAATGTTCCGCCATGCGCTAAGACGAGCTGCTATTCACCGACCGGGAACTTCCCGAGTCACTTCAACTTTCTTACAACCTCGGCCACAGCAGCTATGTCTTATCCGCATAGCAAGAAGCTATCATGACTTTGGCCATAGGGCGTCTGCCATTGACGCCGTCTCTGGCAGCAAGGATCAAGGTGGAAATCCTAGAGACTCGACTCTGTCCTTTCTCACAAACGACACCATCTACGCCCTCTCGTCCGGATCAGGAAGAGCTGGCATAGCTGTAATCCGTGTTTCTGGGCCCGGATGTCTTGATGTAAAAACAAAAACCCGTCCATCCCAATTATTAATCATCAACCTTTGACTAACACCAAGTGAAGGTCTACAACTCACTATGTCCCACCAAACCCGTTCCCAAGCCTAGATACGCCGCAGTGCGCACCCTGACCGAGCCCACAGCGCCTGGCAAAGAGGTCTCATCAGCTGCTAACGCCAACGTCCTCGACACCGACGCTCTGGTCCTCTACTTCCCCGGTCCCAAGACCGTCACAGGCGAGGACATCCTCGAGCTGCACGTGCACGGCGGTTCCGCCACCGTCAAGGCCGTTCTCTCCGCCATTCCCAAGTCCGAGTCCACTTCTTCGGGTACCATCCGCTACGCCGAGCAAGGCGAGTTCACCAAGCgcgccttcctcaacaaccgaATCGACCTCGCCCAAGTCGAAGCCCTCGGCGACACCCTTTCCGCAGAAACCGAGCAGCAGCGACGGGCCGCCATCCGCGGCACCTCAGGCGTGCTGGGCAAGACGTACGAGTCCTGGCGGGAACAGCTGCTTCTCGCCCGCGGCGAGATCGAAGCGCTTATCGACTTCAGCGAGGACCAGCACTTCGATGAGTCGCCCACGGAGCTGCTGCGGAACGTGACTCATCTCGTCAAGGGGATCTTGCGCTCCATCAAGCTGCACGAGATGGGGAGCCAGCGGAGTGAACTACTTCGCAACGGCATTCGCATCGCGTTGCTCGGTCCACCGAACGTGGGGAAAAGCAGCTTGATGAACCTGATCGTCGGAAGAGAAGCGAGTATCGTTTCGTCTGAGGCCGGTACGACGAGAGATATCGTGGAAGCTAGTCTTGATATCCGCGGGTATTTGTGTTCGTTTGCTGATACGGCTGGTATTCGCACGCGCTCGTCTTTACTACCAGCAgagcaaaaggaggaggcgccGATAGGCAAgattgaagaggaagggatcCGGCGCGCGAGACAGAAAGCCCTCGACTCAGACGTGATCATTGTTTTGGCATCTGTCGAACCtcacaccaacaacagctacCGCCTAAACTACGACCTCTCAACGCTCCACCTCGCGTCTTCAGCGCCCGAATCGCTTCTGGCAATCAACAAATCCGAGACTGTCCCTCCCGACGTCCTGGCACAGCTCATTCAGTCATTCAAAAACGACGTCCTCTCCACTGCCCTTCCCGAAAACTCCCCGCTCAAAATCAAAGATCCAATCCTCATCTCCTGCCGAACCGCcgagcaacaacaatcccTTAAAGACACGGACGATAAAGACCCAGGCAaaatccaccacctcatctCTCgtttatcctcctccttcgccgacCTGACCGCCATTCCGCAAGACATGGAGCACTTGCTAGGCGTCACGGCGAGGCAGAATGAATTGCTGGGCCAGTGTAGGGATGCGTTGGAGGATTTCATGGCTGAGGCGAATCCGACGACttttgagggagagggaatgGGAATaggggaggaagtggaagcggatATCGTGCTGGCGGCGGAACATTTGCGGGTGGCGGCGGGTAAGTTGGCTGCTATCacgggaaagggagaggcgggggatgtggaggaggtgttgggggTTATTTTTGAGAAGTTTTGCGTGGGGAAGTAAGTCTAAATGTGTAACAAATCATAGATAGCATTGGGGCTTTGGATGAATGAGTTGGACAAAATTGAAAAATGCGGTATGCTGAAGTTTATCCGTCTCTCTAGACTTTCCctgtctttctctcttctgtTGACTACCAATTACATCCTCCAAGTCTTTTCCATGAGTCCAGCGAGGACAGTGAAGTCTAGCCTATGAGAGGTTAAAACATGTGAAGGAAAGAGAGGTAGTGAAACAGAAGTGTTGAAAGAAAATAGAGGAGACCAAAACCAAACATGGACCCCTTCCATTTGCCAACCCCATGCAATGTCATCAACATACCCAACCGCCTTCTATATGGATTCCCAGGAGAAAGCAACACCCCTTTGAAACTCCCCAGCCTATGCGTTGCCATGAAATGAAGGCCTCGACCAGTAGAAACACCCCACCCAAAACTTCGATAAACTCCAAAAAGATGCAAGTCGAAATGTGCCGTTGCCggtgttgttcttgtacAGTATGAAAGAGATAGCGCGAGCAAGAAGAAATCAGAAGTATCCAGTGTTTTACTTctgctcctcatcgtcaccatcatcgccccTGGAGGTTTCTTGTTAGTTATGGTGTGTCTTAGGTTAAGCTGTGGTGATTGTGACTACTCACTTGTTGTAACCAGAGCGGCCAAAGTTGCGGAACTtgttgtcttcgtcgtcatcgccgtCCTTGTTGTAGCCGGAACGGCCAAAGTTGATGAGgctcttgtccttctcttcatcgtcaccgTCCTTGTTGTAGCCGGAGCGGCCGTAGGCGACGGGGCAGCGGGTAGTGGAGGATCCCATGACAGCCATTGTGAATGAATTTGTGTGGTGAAGGGGGGATATGTTGTAGATGTTtgagagtgggagtggaGAGTATTTGTATGACGTGAAGCTTTTCAAAAGGTTGGAAGCCGAATGTAGTAAAATGTTGATGtttgatgctgatggtgatactgaagctgatgatgagaagaaaacAACCTCATAACTCGGGCATCTCCAAGAGCTTATAtacagaggaagaagagacacAAAGCCAGGCAACTACCTTTTGGCTTTGAGGCCATTCCCGGAGTAGCCATCTCGGCTAGGAGGCACCTTGGGGGTACTGGCCCCCCAA is a genomic window containing:
- a CDS encoding 66S preribosome component MAK16 codes for the protein MSDEIVWQIINQQFCAFKLKTTKGNNFCRNEYNVSGFCNRQSCPLANSRYATVRTSPKGTIYLYIKTIERAHMPSKWWEKIKLSQNYAEALQQIEDRLQYFPKFLLHKCKQRLTRLVQVATRMRKLAAEEDRLGEKLVPKMAPKVKHREEARERKALIAAKLERTIERELLERLRQGMYGDQPLNCSESVWKKVLHGLEKEGEGTRDKDMDEGVEDEDEEEEEEEELEEEIEDGNVEYVSDFEETDDELNDIEDWLGSDDEDDAEDDDDEDDDDDDEGDSEEDTKKKTKAGDKRKRGKVTKMKARKKKEIEVEHETDREKLLAF